A genomic stretch from Arachis stenosperma cultivar V10309 chromosome 3, arast.V10309.gnm1.PFL2, whole genome shotgun sequence includes:
- the LOC130965845 gene encoding uncharacterized protein LOC130965845 → MTKPIVDQEEEEEETHTLFYDSHDRLLSCSTSSSNSDDDTATSPQNDTTTAKNDSTNNSNSSSPTHALAMCRYDIWISEPSSVSERRSRLLRHFGLPARSVSSQHLHRVAADTTSAASAAAAILRSKSESAADRCDLQVPAQQPAIRSVCRSGDAGSVVNNGNCSANGNVSTVIDSRGKSDETRREIESVEEEACTIRDLDNGKEFVVKEVRKDGTWKKLREVGTGRHLTMEEFEMTVGHSPIVQELMRRQNVEDGNGDGDGDGDGDAVDLNSNDCSRSGGGGDSGGESKVKRRGSWFKSIKSVASSVAAAGHKERWSRSGDERDTSSEKGGRRSSSATDDSQDGSSFLCPERVRVRQYGKSCKELTGLYKSQEIQAHEGSIWSIRFSLDGRYLASAGEDCVIHVWQVVETERKGELLLMEKPEDANVNMLFVMNGSPERATLSPSKESSLEKRRRGRPSVSRKSLSLDQLVVPETVFALTEKPICSFEGHLDDVLDLSWSRSQHLLSSSMDKTVRLWQLSSKSCLKIFSHSDYVTCIQFNPVDDRYFISGSLDAKVRIWSIPDRQVVDWTDLHEMVTAASYTPDGQVRLH, encoded by the exons ATGACCAAACCCATCGTtgaccaagaagaagaagaagaagaaacccaCACTTTGTTCTACGACTCCCACGACCGTTTACTATCGTGCTCTACCTCTTCATCTAACTCCGACGACGACACCGCAACTTCCCCTCAAAACGACACCACCACTGCCAAAAACGACAGCACTAACAACTCCAACTCTAGCTCCCCCACTCATGCCTTGGCCATGTGCAGGTACGATATATGGATCTCGGAACCCTCCTCCGTCTCCGAACGCCGTTCTCGCCTCCTCCGCCACTTCGGCCTCCCTGCTCGATCGGTCTCCTCGCAACACCTCCACCGCGTCGCCGCCGACACAACCTCCGCAGCCTCTGCTGCCGCCGCCATTCTCCGATCCAAATCCGAGAGCGCCGCGGATCGGTGTGATTTACAGGTGCCAGCTCAGCAGCCTGCAATTCGATCGGTTTGCCGCTCTGGCGACGCCGGTTCGGTTGTAAATAACGGTAATTGCAGCGCTAATGGCAATGTCTCAACGGTCATCGATTCTCGGGGCAAGAGCGATGAAACTCGGAGAGAGATTGAGAGTGTGGAAGAGGAAGCGTGCACTATAAGGGATCTTGATAACGGGAAGGAGTTTGTGGTGAAGGAGGTGAGGAAAGATGGCACGTGGAAGAAGCTTAGGGAAGTTGGAACTGGAAGGCATTTGACTATGGAGGAATTTGAGATGACTGTTGGGCATTCCCCAATTGTTCAGGAACTAATGCGGCGGCAAAATGTCGAAGATGGTAATGGAGATGGAGATGGAGATGGAGATGGAGATGCGGTTGATTTGAATTCAAATGATTGTAGCCGCAGTGGTGGCGGTGGTGATAGTGGTGGTGAGAGTAAGGTGAAGAGAAGGGGGAGTTGGTTTAAGAGTATAAAGAGTGTGGCGAGTTCGGTAGCCGCAGCGGGGCATAAGGAGAGGTGGAGCAGGAGTGGTGATGAGAGGGATACATCGTCCGAGAAAGGTGGCCGGAGGTCCAGCTCCGCGACAGATGATAGCCAGGATGGCAGTTCATTTCTTTGTCCTGAGAGAGTGAGAGTGAGGCAATATGGGAAATCATGTAAGGAGCTGACAGGGCTTTACAAGAGCCAGGAGATACAGGCTCATGAGGGATCAATTTGGAGCATAAGGTTTAGTTTGGATGGGAGGTATCTTGCAAGTGCGGGCGAGGATTGTGTGATTCATGTTTGGCAGGTTGTAGAAACTGAGAGGAAAGGGGAGCTGCTGCTGATGGAGAAGCCTGAAGACGCCAATGTGAATATGTTGTTTGTCATGAATGGGTCGCCGGAGCGGGCTACGCTGTCCCCTAGCAAGGAGAGTAGCCTTGAGAAGAGGAGAAGGGGGAGGCCATCTGTTAGCAGGAAGTCATTGAGTTTGGACCAGTTAGTTGTGCCGGAAACTGTTTTTGCGCTCACGGAGAAACCCATTTGCTCTTTCGAAGGCCATCTCGACGATGTACTTGACCTCTCCTGGTCCAGGTCTCAG CACTTGCTCTCGTCTTCGATGGATAAAACAGTGCGGCTATGGCAGTTGTCTAGCAAGTCgtgtttgaaaattttttcaCACAGTGACTATG TGACTTGCATCCAGTTCAATCCTGTTGATGATAGATACTTCATTAGCGGATCTTTGGATGCTAAGGTTCGCATATGGAGCATTCCTGATCGGCAAGTCGTGGATTGGACTGATCTGCATGAAATGGTCACTGCTGCATCATATACACCTGATGGTCAGGTTCGTCTGCATTAA